One Acidobacteriota bacterium DNA segment encodes these proteins:
- a CDS encoding helix-turn-helix transcriptional regulator, protein MAVVDKPSDDPASKYSRLKLHRQPREHLVQGHAWPEGRLTDDAPEEARLIQELGKRLRAAMGDRGLEEIERLSGVNKTSISRMLRGESWGTLPVIARLERVLGADLWGTEHR, encoded by the coding sequence TTGGCCGTGGTGGACAAGCCGAGCGACGACCCGGCAAGCAAGTACAGCCGGCTCAAGCTGCACCGCCAGCCCAGGGAACACCTCGTTCAAGGCCACGCCTGGCCCGAGGGCCGCCTAACGGACGACGCGCCCGAGGAGGCGCGGCTTATTCAGGAACTCGGCAAGCGGCTCAGGGCCGCGATGGGCGACCGGGGCCTTGAGGAGATCGAAAGGCTGAGCGGGGTCAACAAGACCTCCATCAGCCGGATGCTGCGGGGCGAGTCATGGGGAACCCTGCCGGTGATCGCCCGGCTGGAGCGGGTGCTCGGCGCGGACCTCTGGGGCACAGAGCACCGATAG
- a CDS encoding HEAT repeat domain-containing protein, whose translation MVDNDSEVRLLEALRGERGARERLWALAAVLDEGLVGAGDLRWLNGRLSAITALEPPEEVWQVRVAGELMAAVAYVCVCVNDEPLSRWLGYALAARLDGNLVRGLLPGPGWASWEAPHRRRWETFNRDVHWISELPESFWSRLAAHSDKRLRAVAVASDPTTRPKVLESLITKHYGVPEVLDLVAANPRTPTRALRRLLRRSWGRGRPDLRVAQNRSATVGLLRELANSDDWELRYVAAWHPKAPVSALRRLAGDESREVRSAVAQSVSVPAVVLEVLASDGDVWVRRNVASNPLSPPAVLKALLGDRRAVVRAAAARNENTPTEAVAARSGDRAIRVRKEVAARVVGAEVLAVLAADPKWVVRQAVAYNVQTPPEVLDRLAADDHEEVRASVAYNTSATPAALEALARDEFVWTRVHVAVNKSAPVDLVMMLATDADLHAMGDAAQNPALSPAQLNTLATGESLEARAGVALNTSAPEDLLAALAEDFDVDVRRCVCENDRVPLDVVRALRSDRDYRVRAAAAAACERRGDHTADDAASKRTIHT comes from the coding sequence GTGGTGGACAACGACTCCGAAGTACGGCTGCTGGAGGCACTGCGGGGCGAGCGCGGCGCGCGGGAGCGGTTGTGGGCGCTGGCGGCGGTGCTTGATGAGGGACTCGTCGGGGCTGGGGATCTGAGGTGGCTGAACGGGCGTCTGTCGGCCATCACGGCGCTGGAGCCGCCCGAGGAGGTGTGGCAGGTCCGGGTGGCTGGAGAGTTGATGGCGGCGGTGGCGTATGTGTGCGTGTGCGTGAACGACGAGCCGTTGTCGCGCTGGCTGGGGTATGCGCTGGCGGCGCGGCTGGACGGAAACCTGGTGCGGGGCTTGTTGCCTGGCCCTGGCTGGGCGTCGTGGGAAGCGCCGCATCGGCGTCGCTGGGAGACGTTCAATCGGGACGTGCATTGGATCTCTGAGTTGCCGGAGTCGTTCTGGTCACGGCTGGCGGCCCACAGCGACAAGAGGCTCCGAGCTGTGGCGGTTGCGTCTGATCCTACGACTCGGCCCAAGGTGCTCGAGAGTCTGATCACTAAGCACTACGGGGTGCCTGAGGTGTTGGATCTTGTTGCTGCCAACCCCAGGACGCCGACTCGGGCTCTGCGTCGTCTGTTGCGGCGTTCGTGGGGCCGGGGGCGGCCCGACCTGCGGGTGGCGCAGAACCGCAGCGCGACTGTGGGGCTGCTGCGCGAGTTGGCCAACAGCGACGACTGGGAGTTGCGCTATGTGGCCGCGTGGCATCCGAAGGCGCCGGTGTCGGCGCTGCGGCGCCTCGCGGGTGACGAGTCGCGCGAGGTGCGGAGTGCGGTGGCTCAGTCCGTGTCGGTGCCGGCGGTGGTGCTGGAGGTGCTGGCGTCGGATGGAGATGTGTGGGTGCGCAGGAATGTGGCGTCGAACCCATTGTCGCCGCCAGCGGTGCTGAAGGCGCTGTTGGGGGATCGGCGAGCGGTGGTGCGGGCCGCGGCCGCTCGCAACGAGAACACGCCGACGGAGGCGGTTGCTGCTCGGTCTGGTGATCGAGCGATCAGGGTGCGCAAAGAGGTGGCGGCGCGCGTGGTTGGGGCCGAGGTGCTCGCGGTTCTTGCAGCAGATCCCAAGTGGGTGGTGAGACAGGCGGTCGCGTACAACGTTCAGACCCCGCCGGAGGTCTTGGACCGCCTCGCCGCCGACGACCACGAAGAGGTTCGCGCCAGTGTCGCGTACAACACCAGCGCGACACCGGCTGCGCTTGAGGCGCTGGCGCGAGACGAGTTCGTGTGGACCAGGGTCCATGTGGCCGTCAACAAGTCCGCTCCGGTCGATCTGGTGATGATGCTGGCCACAGACGCGGACCTCCATGCGATGGGCGACGCCGCCCAGAACCCCGCGCTGTCGCCGGCGCAACTCAACACGCTGGCGACCGGTGAGTCCTTGGAGGCCCGAGCCGGGGTCGCGTTGAACACCAGCGCGCCTGAGGATCTGCTGGCGGCGCTGGCCGAGGACTTTGACGTCGATGTGCGGCGCTGCGTGTGCGAGAACGACCGTGTGCCGCTGGATGTGGTGCGCGCCCTGAGGTCCGATCGGGACTATCGGGTGCGCGCCGCGGCCGCGGCCGCTTGTGAGCGGCGCGGCGACCACACCGCGGACGATGCCGCATCGAAGCGAACCATCCACACCTAG
- a CDS encoding AAA domain-containing protein: MTTTQHRNSVPTAGATQADTLAAMQILLAAGIPVLLWGDPGTGKTHTIEAFARQAGWRTVSVIASIHDPTDFAGLPMRTAEGVVFEPPAWARRTAGCDGASLVFFDEVNTATPATQNALMRVVLEGRVGDLELGDSVRFAAAANPPSQNSAAWDLSAPLANRFAHLSWPVSFEDWKAGYLGGWPDPDPLDIDPGAIDPYTNEMVRLLQTSFLATRPALVCEVPDNGAELRGWPSPRSWERLADCMSIADTADVSGEVRLLVASALVGEGAAAEYLAYLRNLDLPDPKDLLTYPAKFGELQRTDQQLAALDAVVAAAAADPKSWSDAFRVCIVAAGCGAPDVAASAAMRLAEIKPTSVKLPAGHEVFAQILTDAGLLEDPDT, from the coding sequence GTGACCACTACCCAACATCGCAACAGCGTCCCGACGGCGGGCGCGACCCAAGCCGACACTCTCGCCGCCATGCAGATCCTTTTGGCTGCGGGCATACCGGTGCTGTTGTGGGGCGACCCCGGCACCGGCAAGACCCACACCATCGAGGCGTTCGCACGGCAGGCCGGGTGGCGCACAGTGTCGGTGATCGCCTCGATCCATGACCCCACCGACTTCGCCGGTCTGCCGATGCGCACCGCAGAGGGCGTGGTGTTCGAGCCGCCTGCGTGGGCTCGGCGCACAGCCGGGTGCGACGGGGCGTCGCTGGTGTTCTTCGACGAGGTCAACACCGCCACCCCCGCGACCCAGAACGCGCTCATGAGAGTGGTGCTCGAGGGCCGCGTCGGCGACCTCGAACTCGGAGACAGCGTGCGGTTCGCAGCCGCGGCGAACCCTCCGTCGCAGAACAGCGCCGCGTGGGATCTCAGCGCTCCGTTGGCCAACCGGTTCGCGCACCTGTCATGGCCGGTGAGCTTCGAGGACTGGAAGGCCGGCTACCTCGGCGGCTGGCCCGACCCCGACCCCCTCGACATCGATCCCGGTGCGATCGACCCCTACACCAACGAGATGGTCAGGTTGTTGCAGACGTCGTTCTTGGCCACGCGGCCAGCTCTGGTGTGCGAAGTGCCCGACAACGGCGCCGAACTGCGGGGCTGGCCCTCGCCGCGATCATGGGAGCGCCTCGCGGACTGTATGTCTATAGCCGACACCGCCGACGTGTCAGGCGAAGTGCGGCTGCTGGTTGCGTCCGCGCTGGTGGGAGAGGGCGCCGCGGCCGAGTACCTGGCGTACCTGCGGAACCTGGACCTGCCCGACCCCAAGGACCTGCTCACCTATCCCGCCAAGTTCGGCGAACTGCAACGCACCGACCAGCAACTCGCGGCCCTCGACGCGGTCGTCGCCGCCGCGGCGGCGGACCCCAAGTCCTGGAGCGACGCGTTCCGAGTGTGCATAGTCGCCGCCGGCTGCGGAGCCCCCGATGTGGCCGCGTCGGCCGCGATGCGCCTCGCTGAGATCAAGCCCACCTCTGTGAAGCTGCCCGCGGGACATGAGGTCTTCGCACAGATCCTCACCGACGCCGGCCTGCTGGAGGACCCCGACACATGA
- a CDS encoding fibronectin type III domain-containing protein: protein MAAAVLVSSLAVTPGAGAGAPGAISGLSAHSGAAGELTVTWHVPEPVPDDYRLMWAPATGDYRTWTDLSGNAFPTDNQHTITGLSEGETYKLKVRARYRSGPWSGPWSAEIRAAVTTAEPLTPTTTTTTTAPPTPTTTLPATADDQTAAKTGTKQAIEGRATIGNGRGSVGGVRLTSETPGTLSVTWNRSNPAPNDYEFVWARRGQSGTDQTMYPTTEQVTLTGLVQGAVYEVQIRSRYSNWKGEWSFTYTKRVAEPEPEPEPEPEPEPEPEPEPEPEPYDGVLEGIMTVEEWEFTNIENRQRYGVAGLGMRWGSLDITAASDESTIGGRGDVRLIGSVPGDSVIFKSGEMTDAFLFGYRGDLPTPFRLEVGGAEFVSAHALHPDGHEVPLGRYWAWDERPFSWAEGDEVKVRISAADPLLIDTEEIWTSTLTVGMFGDADSGYLGYQDREDGSTSVGSLAPRTVTVGDTAYEFLILAWYRGNRSNSDGTSHTKALDFYAFDRAMPDDWVLTVDGKSFRVGDAYRGFLGNNTGRPVYKVYWTDPGFSWSVGETHRVSLAAPVG from the coding sequence GTGGCGGCGGCTGTGCTCGTCTCCAGCCTCGCGGTGACGCCTGGAGCGGGCGCGGGCGCGCCGGGAGCCATCAGCGGTCTGTCCGCCCACAGCGGCGCTGCGGGCGAGTTGACCGTCACCTGGCACGTGCCGGAACCGGTGCCGGACGACTACCGCCTGATGTGGGCCCCGGCGACAGGCGACTACCGCACCTGGACTGACCTGAGCGGCAATGCGTTCCCGACAGACAACCAGCACACCATCACCGGTCTGAGTGAAGGCGAGACCTACAAGCTGAAGGTGCGTGCCCGCTACCGCAGCGGCCCCTGGAGCGGTCCCTGGAGCGCTGAGATCCGGGCCGCAGTGACAACAGCAGAACCCCTCACACCGACCACTACCACAACCACAACGGCACCGCCTACACCGACCACGACACTGCCTGCAACCGCCGACGATCAGACCGCGGCCAAGACTGGCACGAAGCAGGCCATAGAGGGTCGCGCCACGATCGGTAACGGCCGCGGCTCCGTCGGCGGTGTGCGGCTGACCAGCGAAACGCCGGGCACACTGTCGGTCACCTGGAACCGGTCCAATCCCGCGCCGAACGACTACGAGTTCGTGTGGGCACGCCGCGGGCAGTCGGGCACCGACCAGACGATGTACCCGACCACCGAGCAGGTGACGCTGACGGGCCTAGTCCAGGGCGCGGTGTACGAGGTCCAGATCAGGTCCCGGTACTCGAACTGGAAGGGAGAGTGGTCGTTCACCTACACCAAGCGGGTGGCCGAGCCCGAGCCCGAACCCGAACCCGAGCCCGAGCCCGAGCCCGAACCCGAACCCGAACCCGAACCCGAGCCGTATGACGGGGTGTTGGAGGGCATCATGACCGTCGAAGAATGGGAGTTCACGAACATCGAGAACCGTCAGAGATACGGGGTGGCGGGACTCGGCATGCGCTGGGGCAGTCTTGATATCACCGCCGCGAGCGACGAGAGCACCATCGGGGGGCGCGGCGACGTGAGACTCATTGGGAGCGTCCCCGGCGATTCGGTCATATTCAAATCGGGCGAAATGACGGACGCGTTCCTATTCGGCTACCGCGGCGACCTGCCCACGCCGTTCCGGCTGGAGGTCGGCGGAGCCGAGTTCGTGTCGGCCCATGCGTTGCACCCCGATGGACACGAGGTTCCGCTTGGCCGCTATTGGGCATGGGACGAGCGGCCCTTCTCCTGGGCGGAGGGCGACGAGGTCAAGGTGCGGATCTCAGCCGCCGACCCGCTGCTGATCGACACCGAAGAGATCTGGACCTCCACGCTCACTGTCGGCATGTTCGGCGACGCCGACTCCGGGTACCTCGGCTACCAGGACCGCGAAGACGGTTCGACCAGCGTCGGTTCGCTCGCACCGAGGACCGTCACCGTCGGCGACACCGCCTACGAGTTCTTGATCCTGGCCTGGTACCGCGGCAACCGCAGCAACTCCGACGGCACCTCCCACACGAAGGCGCTCGACTTCTACGCCTTCGACCGGGCAATGCCCGACGACTGGGTGCTGACCGTCGACGGAAAAAGCTTCCGTGTCGGCGACGCGTACCGCGGGTTCCTGGGGAACAACACAGGGCGGCCCGTGTACAAGGTGTACTGGACCGATCCGGGCTTCTCGTGGTCGGTCGGCGAGACTCACAGGGTGTCGCTCGCCGCTCCTGTGGGCTAG
- a CDS encoding VWA domain-containing protein, whose amino-acid sequence MRSSHRSSPTPACWRTPTHDPRAPTRPPQCEGATMTFDSDRAGRHHRRQRRFGDVHGHGDTHSRGSDPVGGEGADTDDEPEISQPPPPRPKQLSPLAQRRLQAARLWIAANRPYYSKAVFSCPVIPTAPPGRVGIDDRWRIYANSEFLESLTVKEAAAELIHVLNHALRDHAQRARNSSVDALTVLEWNAAADCEINDDLYEDDLIEDDGWVFPDDLGMSEFMAAEHYYRHLLDNGIPVPVHIECGSGCHSHAVPYELGTDSDALSDLDRALLKRAVAAAVADHQKAHGPGNVPEGLARWAQQTLHPKVDWRQQLAAALRSSVHHKTGMADYTWQRPSRRQQPQDLVLRPAMTRPVPSIVVVVDTSGSMSQQELDRALTEISAIIATVVPGDSVRVLAVDSDVHTDQHIHNAKLIRLAGAGGTNMAAGIEAAAETKPDAIVVITDGWTPWPPTRPAGARCVIAALTDDCRMRDVPDWIQTVDMSGDLI is encoded by the coding sequence ATGAGGTCTTCGCACAGATCCTCACCGACGCCGGCCTGCTGGAGGACCCCGACACATGACCCCCGCGCGCCGACCAGACCCCCACAGTGTGAAGGAGCCACGATGACCTTCGACTCCGACCGCGCCGGTCGCCACCATCGCAGACAGCGCAGATTCGGTGATGTCCACGGACACGGCGACACCCACAGCCGAGGCTCCGATCCCGTCGGGGGCGAAGGAGCCGACACCGACGACGAGCCCGAGATTTCACAGCCCCCGCCGCCGCGGCCCAAACAGTTGAGCCCCTTGGCGCAGCGGCGCCTGCAAGCGGCGCGGCTGTGGATCGCCGCCAACCGCCCCTACTACTCCAAAGCCGTCTTCTCCTGCCCGGTCATCCCCACCGCCCCACCAGGCCGAGTCGGCATCGATGACCGGTGGCGCATCTACGCCAACTCCGAGTTCCTGGAGTCGCTCACCGTCAAAGAGGCAGCCGCAGAGTTGATACACGTGCTCAACCATGCTCTGCGCGACCACGCGCAGCGGGCCCGCAACTCAAGCGTGGACGCCCTGACGGTCCTGGAGTGGAACGCGGCCGCGGACTGCGAGATCAACGACGACCTCTATGAGGACGACCTGATCGAAGACGACGGCTGGGTGTTCCCCGATGACCTCGGCATGAGCGAGTTCATGGCCGCCGAGCACTATTACCGGCACCTGCTCGACAACGGTATACCGGTGCCGGTCCACATCGAATGCGGATCGGGATGCCACAGCCACGCCGTCCCATACGAACTCGGCACCGACAGCGACGCGCTCAGCGACTTGGACCGCGCGCTGCTCAAACGCGCCGTCGCCGCCGCGGTCGCCGACCACCAGAAAGCCCACGGCCCCGGAAACGTCCCAGAAGGGCTCGCCCGGTGGGCCCAACAGACATTGCACCCCAAAGTCGACTGGCGCCAACAGCTCGCGGCGGCGCTGCGATCGAGCGTGCATCACAAGACCGGGATGGCCGACTACACCTGGCAGCGGCCCTCGCGCCGCCAACAGCCACAAGACCTAGTGCTGCGCCCGGCCATGACCCGCCCTGTGCCGTCCATCGTCGTGGTGGTGGACACCTCCGGATCCATGTCACAGCAGGAACTGGACAGAGCACTAACGGAGATCAGCGCCATCATCGCCACCGTCGTTCCCGGCGACAGCGTCAGAGTCCTGGCGGTGGACTCCGACGTCCACACCGACCAGCACATCCACAACGCCAAGCTGATCCGGCTCGCAGGCGCAGGCGGCACCAACATGGCCGCTGGCATCGAGGCAGCCGCCGAGACCAAACCCGACGCCATCGTCGTCATCACCGACGGGTGGACCCCCTGGCCCCCGACCAGGCCCGCAGGCGCCCGATGCGTCATCGCCGCCCTGACTGACGACTGCAGGATGCGCGATGTCCCCGACTGGATCCAGACCGTCGACATGAGCGGAGACCTGATCTGA
- a CDS encoding response regulator encodes MTAGEGPGSEVEALRELLSKLSSASLRLNESLDVEAVLQGALDSARALTGAAVGVILLVDDEEHPVDFMSSGMTEQQDSEFWEMPSRWEIFDLISCFDKPKRLDDFPGYLRDCGAPEWEPPFPTSDATAFLGAPVRHQGQLLGAVYVAEKPGGFTAADEDTLVMFASQAALVISNARRYRDEHQARDDLEAVLDSAPVGVAIFDVASGELQSVNREARRLMAEMDLAFDSLQELIGGSTIKRADGQEISSDNLSYESLLASVETVRDERMTVEFPNGRKLTAMVNVTPIRSADGGVVSLVTTGQDMGPLEETERLRGEFMAMIGHELRAPLTSIKGSATTLLQSRSSLDPAETQEFVRIIDQQADHMRGLLADLIDMVQIETGTLSVDPEPAELSRLVDQARDTFAGAGGNQTVRVKLPPDLPLVLADARRIVQVLNNLLSNAARHCHDESIIHIKARIDGESVEVSVADNGRGFTADRLGRLFEKYHHPQGQDRRQDLGLGLAICKGIIEAHGGRIWAESDGPGLGSRLAFTLQTSDGSDRLASHDGSSGSDRTRVLAVDDDPRELKHIRESLAGAGYEPTVTGNPDEIAELIDKTDPHVVLLDLMLPGTDGIEVMRDLLTDRDIPVIFLSAYGQDSLVAKALEMGAADYIVKPFSPTELAARVIAALRARRGPRAAAAAPRARPAASAGFKLGSLAIDYAARLVTVAGRTVELTRIEYRLLTELAMNAGSLLTHDELLARIWPGDDAADASRIRTTIMNLRHKLADNARDPKYITTIPHVGYRMAIPEKLDSAHT; translated from the coding sequence ATGACCGCAGGGGAGGGTCCGGGTTCGGAGGTCGAGGCCCTCCGGGAGCTGCTCTCCAAGCTGAGCTCGGCGAGCCTGCGCCTCAACGAGAGCCTCGATGTGGAGGCGGTTCTTCAAGGGGCGCTGGACAGCGCCAGGGCGCTGACAGGCGCCGCCGTCGGGGTGATCCTGCTGGTCGACGACGAGGAGCACCCGGTGGATTTCATGTCGTCGGGTATGACAGAGCAACAGGACAGCGAGTTCTGGGAGATGCCCAGCCGCTGGGAGATTTTCGATTTGATCTCCTGCTTCGACAAACCCAAGCGTCTCGACGACTTCCCGGGCTATCTGCGCGACTGCGGCGCTCCGGAGTGGGAGCCGCCGTTCCCGACGAGCGACGCCACGGCATTCCTGGGCGCGCCGGTGAGGCATCAGGGCCAGCTGTTGGGGGCCGTATACGTTGCTGAGAAGCCAGGCGGGTTCACAGCCGCTGACGAGGACACGCTGGTCATGTTCGCATCGCAGGCCGCGCTGGTGATCTCCAACGCTCGCCGCTACCGCGACGAACATCAGGCCCGCGACGACCTAGAGGCGGTGCTGGACAGCGCCCCGGTGGGGGTGGCGATCTTCGACGTTGCCAGCGGCGAACTGCAGTCGGTCAACCGGGAGGCGCGCCGGCTCATGGCGGAGATGGACTTGGCGTTTGACTCGCTGCAGGAACTCATCGGTGGCAGCACCATCAAGCGCGCCGACGGCCAGGAGATCTCTTCCGACAATCTCTCGTACGAGTCGCTGCTTGCGTCGGTGGAGACCGTGCGAGACGAGAGGATGACCGTCGAGTTCCCCAACGGCCGCAAGCTGACCGCGATGGTCAACGTGACCCCGATCCGCTCAGCCGACGGCGGGGTGGTGTCGCTGGTGACCACTGGCCAGGACATGGGGCCGCTGGAGGAGACCGAACGGCTCCGGGGCGAATTTATGGCCATGATCGGCCATGAGCTGCGGGCGCCTCTGACCAGCATAAAGGGATCGGCCACCACGCTGCTTCAGTCCCGCTCCTCGCTGGACCCGGCCGAGACGCAAGAGTTCGTCCGGATCATCGACCAGCAGGCCGACCATATGCGGGGTCTGCTCGCGGACTTGATCGACATGGTGCAGATCGAGACGGGCACGTTGTCGGTGGACCCCGAGCCGGCCGAGTTGTCCCGGCTGGTGGACCAGGCCCGCGACACGTTTGCGGGCGCCGGCGGCAACCAGACTGTGCGTGTCAAGCTGCCACCCGACCTGCCGCTGGTCCTCGCCGACGCGCGCCGCATCGTGCAGGTGCTCAACAACCTGTTGTCCAACGCGGCCCGCCACTGCCACGACGAGTCGATCATCCACATCAAGGCACGGATCGATGGCGAGTCAGTGGAGGTCTCCGTCGCGGACAACGGCCGGGGATTCACCGCGGACAGGCTCGGGCGCCTGTTCGAGAAGTACCATCACCCCCAGGGCCAGGACCGGCGCCAGGACCTCGGGCTGGGCCTGGCCATCTGCAAGGGGATCATCGAGGCCCACGGCGGCCGCATCTGGGCAGAGAGCGACGGGCCGGGGCTGGGCAGCCGGCTCGCGTTCACTCTGCAAACCTCCGACGGGTCGGACCGCCTCGCGAGCCACGACGGCAGCTCGGGCAGCGACCGGACGCGGGTGCTGGCCGTTGACGACGACCCCCGTGAACTCAAACACATCCGCGAGTCCCTCGCCGGTGCGGGATACGAGCCGACCGTGACCGGCAACCCCGACGAGATCGCCGAGCTCATCGACAAGACCGACCCCCATGTGGTGCTGCTGGACCTGATGCTGCCGGGAACCGACGGGATCGAGGTGATGCGAGACCTGCTGACCGACCGCGACATCCCGGTCATATTCCTGTCGGCCTACGGCCAAGACAGCCTCGTCGCCAAGGCCCTGGAGATGGGCGCCGCCGACTACATCGTCAAGCCCTTCTCCCCCACCGAGCTCGCAGCCAGAGTCATAGCCGCCCTCCGTGCCCGGCGCGGCCCAAGAGCCGCTGCGGCCGCACCGCGGGCGCGCCCGGCGGCGTCCGCCGGGTTCAAGCTCGGAAGCCTGGCCATCGACTACGCCGCCCGCCTCGTTACCGTCGCCGGCCGCACCGTGGAACTCACGCGCATCGAGTACCGCCTGCTCACAGAACTCGCCATGAATGCTGGCTCGCTGCTCACCCACGACGAACTGCTAGCAAGAATCTGGCCCGGCGACGACGCCGCCGACGCCAGCCGCATCCGCACCACCATCATGAACCTCCGCCACAAGCTGGCCGACAACGCCCGCGACCCCAAATACATCACCACAATCCCCCACGTCGGCTACCGGATGGCCATACCGGAGAAACTCGACTCGGCCCACACCTGA
- a CDS encoding HEAT repeat domain-containing protein, with translation MAQPLAWASNSPVKFLLGCESHGSRSWRTTRNQGDIVITPTQERKMVRMARSTLLPADVISARVGCDVEEVHSRLGAKAIRRGVGTVWILKAKSSDIAVRRSAASAPSCPSDILRRLARDGSSRVRSAVASNDSCPSDALRRLARDRSMWVRSAVASNQSCPLGVLRLLVRDRFALVRLRVAERKDCPGDFWLKLARDRSPEVRCWVAHNPFCPRDVLHWLADDPDRRVRRSLARVRWCTPAVLSRLMRDRDRFVRSEAARNPSCPLDLVRQLADDPEPVVRRAAVSRLRRSGMPARGLPAS, from the coding sequence ATGGCCCAGCCGCTGGCGTGGGCAAGCAATTCGCCCGTCAAATTCCTACTCGGGTGCGAGTCTCATGGATCCCGCTCGTGGAGGACGACCCGCAACCAAGGAGATATCGTGATCACCCCTACGCAAGAGCGAAAGATGGTGCGCATGGCGCGCTCCACCCTTCTTCCCGCTGACGTGATTAGCGCGAGGGTGGGCTGTGACGTCGAAGAGGTGCATTCTCGGCTAGGAGCCAAGGCGATCCGTCGGGGCGTCGGTACGGTATGGATCCTCAAGGCCAAGAGTTCTGACATAGCTGTCCGACGAAGCGCGGCCAGCGCCCCTTCCTGCCCGTCGGACATCCTGCGCCGGCTTGCTCGGGACGGGTCATCCCGGGTGCGCTCAGCCGTCGCCAGTAACGACTCCTGTCCGTCGGACGCCCTGCGCCGGCTTGCTCGGGATCGGTCAATGTGGGTGCGCTCAGCCGTCGCCAGTAACCAATCCTGTCCGCTGGGAGTGCTCCGTTTGCTCGTTCGTGACCGGTTCGCTCTGGTGCGTCTTCGGGTGGCGGAGCGCAAGGACTGCCCCGGCGACTTCTGGTTGAAGCTCGCTCGGGATCGATCTCCGGAGGTGCGCTGCTGGGTCGCACACAACCCTTTCTGCCCGCGGGATGTCCTTCACTGGCTTGCTGATGATCCGGACCGGAGGGTGCGCCGAAGCCTTGCACGCGTCCGGTGGTGCACACCGGCTGTCCTGAGCCGGCTTATGCGTGACCGGGACCGTTTCGTGCGGAGCGAAGCAGCGCGCAACCCGTCCTGCCCCCTGGATCTCGTGCGTCAGCTCGCTGACGATCCCGAGCCCGTGGTGAGACGCGCTGCGGTGTCCAGGCTTCGCCGATCCGGGATGCCGGCGAGGGGTCTCCCGGCGAGCTGA